A window from Gossypium raimondii isolate GPD5lz chromosome 7, ASM2569854v1, whole genome shotgun sequence encodes these proteins:
- the LOC105800414 gene encoding transcription factor BIM3 isoform X2, with amino-acid sequence MVKSVASAQLHQEEEDDDVKVEGKGSEQKANSNRSKHSETEQRRRSKINERFQTLRDIIPQNDQKRDKASFLLEVIEYIQFLQEKLQIYEGSYQGWSQEATKLIPWRNHRGLAESFIDHSQIMNNGSNCENDGVIPSMVANAQNSIDSDLGDAAVFKTPDHPPVSATSTVSMQTQSNTIATHGRGSITFHESASDSENMVHQPQFQSWQSRDCLSESAVVNNSAIAREDLTIRDESVDLSSAYSQGIRNSLTQVLQSSGVDISQASISVKIDVGKRVAAGMTSTPSSSKEKDIQYTSNQEMAQTGVRSYTEESDQAYKRHRTGKS; translated from the exons ATGGTGAAATCTGTGGCATCGGCGCAGCTTCATCAAGAAGAGGAAGACGATGATG TGAAAGTAGAAGGGAAAGGAAGTGAACAAAAGGCGAACAGTAATCGGTCTAAGCATTCTGAGACTGAGCAGCGTAGAAGAAGCAAGATTAATGAAAG GTTCCAGACTCTGAGAGATATTATACctcaaaatgatcaaaagagGGACAAAGCTTCTTTTCTATTAGAG GTCATAGAGTACATTCAGTTTTTACAGGAAAAGTTGCAAATATATGAGGGATCGTACCAAGGGTGGAGCCAGGAGGCAACAAAACTGATTCCATGG AGAAATCATCGTGGGCTTGCAGAGAGTTTTATTGACCATTCTCAAATTATGAATAATGGATCTAATTGTGAGAATGATGGTGTCATTCCGTCAATGGTTGCAAATGCACAGAACTCAATTGATTCTGACTTGGGTGATGCTGCAGTTTTTAAAACACCGGATCATCCCCCTGTGTCTGCTACTTCCACGGTTAGCATGCAGACTCAATCGAACACAATTGCTACTCATGGAAGAGGTAGCATTACTTTTCATGAGTCTGCTTCTGATTCTGAGAACATGGTACATCAACCCCAATTTCAGTCATGGCAAAGCAGAGACTGTCTGTCTGAGAGTGCTGTTGTGAACAATTCAGCAATTGCACGGGAGGACTTGACTATCAGAGATGAATCAGTAGACCTGTCAAGTGCTTACTCTCAAGG GATACGGAATTCTTTGACCCAGGTGCTACAGTCTTCAGGAGTGGATATATCACAGGCGAGCATCTCTGTGAAAATTGATGTTGGTAAACGAGTAGCTGCTGGAATGACTTCTACGCCATCCAGTTCTAAG GAGAAAGATATCCAATATACAAGCAATCAAGAGATGGCACAAACTGGAGTTCGCAGCTACACAGAGGAGTCTGATCAGGCTTATAAGAGGCACAGGACTGGAAAAAGCTAG
- the LOC105800414 gene encoding transcription factor BIM3 isoform X1, translating into MVKSVASAQLHQEEEDDDGETVKVEGKGSEQKANSNRSKHSETEQRRRSKINERFQTLRDIIPQNDQKRDKASFLLEVIEYIQFLQEKLQIYEGSYQGWSQEATKLIPWRNHRGLAESFIDHSQIMNNGSNCENDGVIPSMVANAQNSIDSDLGDAAVFKTPDHPPVSATSTVSMQTQSNTIATHGRGSITFHESASDSENMVHQPQFQSWQSRDCLSESAVVNNSAIAREDLTIRDESVDLSSAYSQGIRNSLTQVLQSSGVDISQASISVKIDVGKRVAAGMTSTPSSSKEKDIQYTSNQEMAQTGVRSYTEESDQAYKRHRTGKS; encoded by the exons ATGGTGAAATCTGTGGCATCGGCGCAGCTTCATCAAGAAGAGGAAGACGATGATG GGGAAACAGTGAAAGTAGAAGGGAAAGGAAGTGAACAAAAGGCGAACAGTAATCGGTCTAAGCATTCTGAGACTGAGCAGCGTAGAAGAAGCAAGATTAATGAAAG GTTCCAGACTCTGAGAGATATTATACctcaaaatgatcaaaagagGGACAAAGCTTCTTTTCTATTAGAG GTCATAGAGTACATTCAGTTTTTACAGGAAAAGTTGCAAATATATGAGGGATCGTACCAAGGGTGGAGCCAGGAGGCAACAAAACTGATTCCATGG AGAAATCATCGTGGGCTTGCAGAGAGTTTTATTGACCATTCTCAAATTATGAATAATGGATCTAATTGTGAGAATGATGGTGTCATTCCGTCAATGGTTGCAAATGCACAGAACTCAATTGATTCTGACTTGGGTGATGCTGCAGTTTTTAAAACACCGGATCATCCCCCTGTGTCTGCTACTTCCACGGTTAGCATGCAGACTCAATCGAACACAATTGCTACTCATGGAAGAGGTAGCATTACTTTTCATGAGTCTGCTTCTGATTCTGAGAACATGGTACATCAACCCCAATTTCAGTCATGGCAAAGCAGAGACTGTCTGTCTGAGAGTGCTGTTGTGAACAATTCAGCAATTGCACGGGAGGACTTGACTATCAGAGATGAATCAGTAGACCTGTCAAGTGCTTACTCTCAAGG GATACGGAATTCTTTGACCCAGGTGCTACAGTCTTCAGGAGTGGATATATCACAGGCGAGCATCTCTGTGAAAATTGATGTTGGTAAACGAGTAGCTGCTGGAATGACTTCTACGCCATCCAGTTCTAAG GAGAAAGATATCCAATATACAAGCAATCAAGAGATGGCACAAACTGGAGTTCGCAGCTACACAGAGGAGTCTGATCAGGCTTATAAGAGGCACAGGACTGGAAAAAGCTAG